In a single window of the Esox lucius isolate fEsoLuc1 chromosome 22, fEsoLuc1.pri, whole genome shotgun sequence genome:
- the LOC105019729 gene encoding zinc finger protein ZFMSA12A-like isoform X5, whose translation MLPVPDFKQAASWLDTVPGGMDECLQSAPNSDGLRSVLRSQMCGRERLGNGDASPAQTNLLSFFPVRLQDMTAYPPTADSDSESDLLPGDAADRERGEEPEAVGVEQADGRRPRATELIGRDRGSGNRFAALSDWGTLGFVVQSQSVMIIPQAGRPSLTGVSQSMPTLALPVACRGQSGVDSLSVQGRPSPEMNTAPVSKLKPHASPENIISESSDRLVECIVVESDTDNPAGESSSSETQPANASHSSRRVAHKCPTCGKCFVYRCQVLRHLATHSRGDHKRSVCADATFDCPQCGKGFASLREQYRHRLTHKTNTCFQCGSSFRTQLELSRHHKTHWAQPLHQCCLCGKRFRLRSSLTNHKQTHSPGGGFACTQCQRVFASAKERAAHRQMHRVPKLTCPVCGETFTSQAKLIKHQQGHAASQGSEGPRYKCRYCEETFTGLTLMRIHQRSHIVDRPHKCGQCEKSFTTLGSLQSHLRTHSEEKPYLCSQCGKRFRTKDGMEGHLRIHKGEKPFRCSYCEKRFTALAGLNVHVRQHTGERPYVCEVCGKAWPSGGDLQKHMRCHTGERPYSCGDCGKAFSISCHLTEHMKTHSGEKPFSCPECGKSLKRKFDLKKHLLTHSEVRPYPCPQCDKSYTRRTHLNRHLQTHSAELLTAPS comes from the exons ATGCTGCCAGTACCTGACTTTAAACAG GCTGCCTCTTGGCTCGACACTGTCCCCGGTGGTATGGATGAATGTCTGCAGTCCGCCCCCAACAGTGATGGGCTTAGGTCTGTGCTGCGAAGCCAAATGTGTGGCCGCGAGCGCCTGGGGAACGGAG ACGCCAGCCCGGCTCAGACCAACCTCCTCAGCTTTTTCCCCGTCCGCCTCCAAGACATGACCGCGTACCCCCCTACCGCCGACTCCGACAGCGAGTCAGACCTCTTACCCGGTGACGCGGCGGACCGCGAGAGAGGCGAGGAACCGGAGGCGGTCGGCGTCGAACAGGCGGACGGCCGGAGGCCGCGGGCAACCGAGCTGATTGGTCGAGACCGGGGATCGGGCAATCGGTTCGCGGCCTTATCCGACTGGGGCACTCTGGGGTTTGTTGTTCAGAGCCAATCGGTGATGATCATCCCCCAAGCGGGCCGGCCCTCACTCACCGGCGTGTCCCAGTCGATGCCCACTCTAGCCCTGCCTGTGGCCTGCAGGGGGCAGTCAGGGGTTGACTCTCTCTCAGTACAGGGCAGGCCGTCACCGGAGATGAACACCGCTCCTGTGAGCAAACTAAAGCCACATGCCTCCCCAGAGaa CATCATCTCTGAGTCGTCTGATAGGCTGGTTGAATGTATCGTGGTTGAGAGTGACACAG ACAACCCCGCTGGCGAGTCTTCGTCCTCCGAGACGCAGCCCGCCAACGCTTCCCACAGTTCCCGGCGGGTGGCCCACAAATGTCCTACGTGCGGGAAGTGTTTCGTCTACCGCTGCCAGGTGCTTCGTCACCTGGCGACGCATTCCCGGGGCGACCACAAGCGGTCCGTGTGCGCTGATGCCACCTTCGACTGCCCCCAGTGCGGCAAGGGGTTCGCGTCGCTCCGCGAGCAGTACCGCCACCGCCTCACCCACAAGACCAACACGTGTTTCCAGTGCGGGTCGAGCTTCCGGACCCAGCTTGAGCTCAGCCGGCACCACAAGACCCACTGGGCCCAGCCTCTGCACCAGTGCTGCCTGTGCGGGAAACGCTTCCGCCTCCGCTCCAGCCTGACCAATCACAAGCAGACGCACTCGCCTGGGGGTGGCTTCGCCTGCACGCAGTGCCAGCGCGTGTTCGCCTCGGCGAAGGAGCGCGCTGCCCACCGCCAGATGCACCGCGTGCCCAAGCTCACGTGCCCGGTGTGCGGCGAGACGTTCACGTCGCAGGCGAAGCTGATCAAACACCAGCAGGGCCACGCGGCGTCCCAGGGCAGCGAGGGGCCGCGGTACAAGTGCCGGTACTGCGAGGAGACGTTCACTGGACTGACCCTGATGAGGATCCACCAGAGGAGTCACATTGTGGACCGGCCTCACAAATGCGGCCAGTGCGAGAAGAGCTTCACCACCCTGGGCTCACTCCAGTCCCACCTCAGGACCCACTCGGAGGAGAAACCCTACCTCTGCTCGCAGTGTGGCAAGCGCTTCCGGACCAAGGACGGCATGGAGGGCCACCTCCGCATCCACAAGGGCGAGAAGCCATTCCGCTGCTCGTACTGCGAGAAGCGCTTCACGGCGCTCGCCGGGCTCAACGTGCACGTGCGGCAGCACACGGGCGAGAGGCCATACGTTTGCGAGGTGTGCGGGAAGGCGTGGCCGTCGGGCGGCGACCTGCAGAAACACATGCGCTGTCACACAGGGGAGAGGCCGTACAGCTGCGGCGACTGCGGAAAGGCATTCTCCATATCCTGCCACCTGACAGAGCACATGAAGACGCACTCAG gtgagaAGCCGTTCAGCTGTCCAGAATGTGGGAAGAGCTTGAAGAGGAAGTTTGACCTGAAGAAGCACCTGTTGACCCACTCAGAGGTTCGTCCGTACCCCTGCCCGCAGTGTGACAAGAGCTACACCCGTCGCACGCACCTCAACAGGCACCTGCAGACGCACTCTGCTGAGCTGCTAACAGCACCATCTTAG